GGCATAAAGAAATCGACCTGTATTGTGGAAAGCTGCCACATTCGGCCTAGCGCATCTTTAACATGAACATCTATTTTTGGGCCGTAAAACGCGGCTTCTCCAGGGTATTCCTTATACGTAATTCCCATACTATCCATTGCCTGCCTAAGTTGTTCAGTAGCGTTGTCCCAGGTAGAAAAATCAGGATCCATATTATGTGAATGGCATACCGGGCATTCTATATCGGTACCGCGCAGACCCTCGACTCTATTGCCACAATCTTTGCAAACATAACTTAAAAGATAATTTTCCGGGTGTTCCTTGTCTATTACGCTTAGATCAAAGGCCATTTCTATGTTTCCGAATACAGTAGTAAAGGTCTCCCTGACCATGCCAAGCAGAGTCTTTATCTCACCTACTATTTGATCCATCCTTATGAATTCGTGACCATCATCTTGGGTAAATGCCCTAGGCCTGGTGAGACCACCAACTTCTCCGGACTTCTCGTACCTGTAAACAGTACCCGGCTCTGAGTACTTAACCGGAAGGTCTCTGTAGCTGTACTTTCTCCTTGCAAATATTGCTATATGGCCCGGGCAGTTCATTGGCTTTATGCCATAACTGTCTCCGTCCGGCAATACAAACAAATACATGTTCGGTTTGTACTTTGCATAGTGCCCAGACTGCTTCCATATAGTATCTTTAAACACATGGGGAGTCCAAACGTCAGTCCAGCCGTTCTTTCCATTTACGTAATCCATGTACTTTATGAGTTCTTTCCTAATTATCTGGCCGTTCGGCGTGTACATAGGAAATCCGGGTGCCCATTCAGAGTTAAAAACGGCAAGGTCCATCTCAGCTATTATTTTTCTGTGATCTCTCTTCTTTGCCTCCTCAAGGTTCTCAAGGTAGCGTCTCAGTGATTTTTCGTCTGGAAATGCAGTTCCGTATATTCTAACAAGGTTTTTACTTTCGTCGTACTTGTATACCGCACTTGCTATTGAGAGCAGCTTAAATGCCTTTATGTATCCGGTTGATGGCACATGTGGACCAAGGCACAGATCTACAAAGTTTCCCTGCTGGTACACGGAGCTTTTTCCTTCCACATTTTCATTTATAATCCTTATTTTGTATGGATTTTTTGAAAAAATCTTCAGCAATTCATCTTTACTGTATATCATTCTCCTTATTGGGACATTCTCCTTAACTATTCTCTTCATCTCTTCTTCTATCTTCGATAAATCTTCTTCGGTAATCGGCTTCATATCAAAATCGTAGTAGAAGCCATTTTCAACTACCGGCCCAGTGTTCGGAAGGGCTTCTGGAAAGAGATTGGTAACAGCATTTGCGAGAAGATGAGCAGCTGAATGCCTTAGTATGTAGAGGCCATCTTCGGAATCTAGGTATACTGGTTGAACGGCCTCGTCTTCTCCCGCAATTTCATCCAGATCGAGAAATTTATCACCTTTTTTTACCGCTATTACCTTCTTATCATTTATGGCATCACGGTACCTCTGTCCTTTCTGTACCCGGATCTCGTTAATTGGCATAATTAGGTAAATGTAAACGGTATAAAAAGATGAAGATTACAAATAATCATTCTCGATTTAGATCATAAAGACAGGGCAAAAAATAGGTGTCATAGAGCTATATCCACAGCATATCCTTTGTTTCTATGTTTCGTGAAGGATTTTGTTTTAGCAAGCACCATTGACACAAAATTAAATGCAATAACTATGAAAATTCCGGTATCGTAAAAAAAAGTTAAAAACGCGCATATTCTGCCGACAGTCCATCACTTAAGATGCATAAGGCAATAAGGAATGCCGCAGGAATTAAAAAAGCAGTTCTTTTATATTTAGATATTTGTTATAAAATATATAAATATTAATTTATCCAGACGGTCTTTATGTTTGTAAACTCTAGCATTCCATATCTGGACAATTCTCTACCAACTCCGCTTTTCTTAACACCGCCGAATGGCAGCCTTGGATCCGATGCAACTATCTTGTTGACAAACACCATTCCGGCCTGTATTTCTGGGATGAGTTTTTCGGCCTCATCAGGATTCCCCCATATCGAAGCCCCTAAACCGAACGGTGTCTCATTGGATATCTCGACTGCTTCTTCCGGTTTGTCAAAGTATTTTACAACCGCTACGGGCCCAAAGATCTCCTCATTATACCTTACGTCAGTCTTTATTATTGTTGGCATTACTATGTTACCCTGATAATCTCCGCCGATTACCAATTCCGATTTTCCTTTGAGATCCGATACCTGCCTTAGTACGGTTTCCTTTTGATCCTGGCTAGAGAGCGGCCCTAGGAATGTATCAGAGTTCAGCGGATCTCCTATTTTTACCCTTGAAAATTCATCCTTTAGCATTTCCACAAATTTCTCCCCGATCTTTCTGTTTACTATGAAACGCTTGGAAGCTATGCAACTTTGGCCATTATTCTGAAGCCTACCAAAAACAGCATTTTTTACAGTATCTTCTAAATTATAATCGTCCAAAACTATAAATGGGTCTGAACCACCAAGCTCCATAACAAACTTCTTTATATTTTTCCCCGCAATCTCTGCTATCCTAGAGCCTGTCGAAGTAGATCCAGTAAAAGACACTCCATCTACTTCTGGTATTACCGAAGAAGCAGTTTCACCAGACGTTATAACGGATCTAAATGCATCTGTATTAAGCAGATCTTGAATTTTAAGGCTTGTTCCAGAAACTATAGAGGCATGTTTGAGTATGACTGTATTTCCAGCTGCCAAGGCAGGAATTGCAGCCCTCATAACCTGCCAGACAGGGAAATTCCAAGGCATTATAATTAGGATAACTCCAATTGGATCGAATCTCACATAACTCTTTCGTGCTTCGGTCTTTACATCTTCGATCGCCAGGAACTTTTCTGCGTTCTCAATTACATAGTCCATTAGCCAAATAGATTTCTTTACCTCGGAGATGCTCTGGGAAATTGGTTTTCCCATTTCCAGGCTCATAAGCTTTGAAAGATCGTCTATTTGAGTTTCAAAATTCTTTTTTGCCGCCTTTATTACCTCTATGCGTTCACCAATATTCTTTCTCCACTTAGCCTGGTACTCTCTTAGATCCTTTATTTTCCTAATCACTTGTTCTTTGTCTTCCTCATTGTAACTGGCTATGACCTCTCCCGTATATGGATTCAAGGTCTTAATCATCTTCCCATCGCTTCCTTGAATAGGAATTCAATATCTGATTTATCAATTTTCTTCGGTGATAAGCCTATAAGCCTCTGCTGAGCCATTGTTCCATCTACCAATTTTTCGATGTCCGAAGATGTAAAGTCTAAATCTGATAAATTGTCTGGAATCTTTAGGGCATGGAGCAGGTCTATGTAGTAGCCGTACAGGGTATCTCCAATGTCTTCCGCACTCATACCTTCTGTATCGTAACCCAGCGCTGTGAGAACATCAGCAAATCTTTCAGGGACAAACTTTGATAGGTACCTAAAAACGTAGGCTGCTGGTATGGCGGTGCTTATTCCATGTGGCGATATTGGATAGCCGAAGTCGTAGTCATCTGGATGCCACTTCTTTATCATTCCGGCAATTGGATAAGCCATCGCATGCGGTATATGGACACCTACATGGCCGAAGCCCATTCCCGCTATGCTTGCCCCCATAGTCATATAATATCTGGCTTCTAGATCAAGCGGATCTGCAAAGGCCCTTCTTAGATACTTGTGCACCCACTCTATGGCCTGCAACCCAAAGAGATCTCCTATTGGCGTACTTCCAGAGTAAACTGGCCTTTCATCAGGTGATGCTACAGGCGGCCTAGCTGTATATGGGTGTGAGGTATAGGATTCTATAGCGTGGTTAAGTACATCTAGGCCTGTCGATGCCGTTACCTTCGGCGGCATGGTTAGAGTATTAACAGGATCAATTATGGCTAGGCTTGGCCTTATGAAGGGATTGCTTATCCCTGTCTTCACATGCAAGCGCTCTACATCAAATATAGTAACGTTAGTTGTCTCGCTCCCAGTTCCGGCCGTAGTAGGTATAGCTATATGTGGGAGAAGGTCCCCCTCTGGAATCATACCCTTTCCTATAGGCTTGTTAATGTAGTCATTGATATCACGGGGATACTTGTAGAGCAGATTGAGTATCTTAGCGGTATCTATTGTAGAGCCTCCTCCAAATGAGATTAAGCCATCTATCTTCTTTCCCTTTATGGCCTCATAGCCTTTTGTTAGATTTTCGTCATCTGGCTCAGTTTTAACCTCATCAAACACTGCATAATTAATACCAGATTCAGAGAGCGATGACAACACATCATGGAATTGCTTTGAGTCTTTCAGTCTGGGCCCAACAACAACCAAAGCGTTTTTGATCTTAAGCCCAACAGCGTCTTTTCCAACTTCTTTCGTAGTATTCATCCCAAACTTTATTTTCGGTACGTTTATGACAAAAGCGGTATCGTTAAAATTCGTCGATATTAGGTAGTTTCCTTCCATAAAGATCACTCCACAAATTTCGGTGCATGTGGATATTTATCCCAAATTCCTGGATCATGGCTTATTATAAGTTTCTGCTTCCTTGCCTTTTCACGTATCTTCATCTTCTTAATATAGGAGTTCCATTCCGTAGCATTAGATAGAAGCCATCCCTTCGCCTCCACATCGTACTCTTTGGGGAGATGTAGGAAATCGCCCGTTAAAGTGTACATGCTACCCTTTTCTGTTTTCACCGTGAGAACTTGATGGCCGGCAGTATGCCCTCCTGTGAACTCAGCATAAACACCATCGACTATCTCGAAGACAGGATCGTCTAAGGGCATCCACGCGGCACCTTTCAAAGGTAAAAGGTCTGAGTAATCATATGCACCACTCTTTCCCTGCCAAATCAATGAAAGAGCACTTTCAAGTTCCTTTTTTTGTACTATTATGGGCACATGCGAGTCCTTAAAGACAGCTGCTTGGCCAATATGATCAAGATGGAGATGTGAAATGACAACGAAATCAATGTCTTCTGGTTTTAGGCCGATAAGCTTAAGCTGGTTCTCTATATGGTTTTGATCATCCATCTTTGTTATTGGAAAAGCCTCCATGAGTCCTCTTTCATGTGTTTTCATAGCATCTGGGGCTATGCCAGTATCGAAAAGTATTCTAGCATCAGGATGATCGATGAGTGCGCCGGTGATCGGTATCTCAACCCAGTCACGCCTAGGGTTCCTTTCACTGTTTGTCATAGCACCGCCCAGCTGCCCTGGCAAAAACCAACCTATGTCGCCTCCGAGCCAACCGTAATCCAACAAGTATATCTTGCTAGCAGGCATATCTGAAATAACGAAAAAGCATATTTTAGCTTTATGGATTTATATATTACAATAATACCACTGGAACATCGCGAAATCACAGTATCCCCGTAAAAATCATTGCATAATCGTATCCATAGGATCATCTTCCATTTATTATTTTGAATTTTGAGACTAAATAAAATATACAAACTAGAACTTCCTCTTAGAATAATGCGTTAATCTCATGCAGGTGTCGGGATTTGGACCCGAGTCGAAAGCTTGGAAGGCTCTCGTGCTACCAGGCTACACCACACCTGCTCCCACCTGTATCATTGCACGAGATATAAAATTTATTGGATTATTAATGGTTTAAGGAATGCCCTACCCAATAGTCGGAGCGTTTTGCGTGATACTTGCATACATGTGGTACGTCATTTCAGAGGTTAAGTTAGCGCCGTTGACATATGTGGACGCATACACACTAACGTAGTAAGTTGAATCATAGTTCAAATTGGTAAGGTTGAAGTAAAGATAGTTGCCGCTTAGATGTGAAGATATAATTGATGGAGGGCCTCCAGCTTCATATTCGACTACTTTAGTAAAATTTACGCCTGAATAAGCAAATACGTAAACTCGAAAACTATCATTTGGTACTGCTATATTGTATACGCCGTTTGAGAAAGGCACCGAAGTCCAGCCGCCATTGCTGAACATTTGGATGTTGGATATTTCAGGACCAGAAACATGGCTGAAAGGAGGATTAAGCACTAATATCCAGAAAACTATCCACGTCAAAAAAAGTTCGCCTATGAAAAGGATCCTATGTGTTGTTTTCTTCGACACCTTTACCCCAAGGCCCTTGAGTATGTATTCCGAAAACACAAGAACAATTAGAAGCAGAAGCACAGAAAAATACCAATAACCGATGAGTTGAAGATAACCGGACAATATACCTATTACTGCCCCAATTATAAATATCATTACTATGGATTTTGCCCGTTCCTTCTCATCAAATAGGAATTGCTTTTCGTCGAATTCTGGAACTTTGACCAATGGCTCTTCTGTATCCTTGGGCATTTGGCAACCCTATTTTTACTTTATTAATGAATTTAACGATCTTACTGGATCTGGACTCTTGACTACGCCAGAAGATACGAGTATTCCTTGTGCCCCTAGATCCAGCGATTTCCTTACGTCCTGCCTGTTTTTTATCCCTGCACCGACAAGCACTGGAACTCCTTCTGTACCGCATATATCAACGATTTCACTTATTATTTCAGGCTTTGCAGTCGATACGGACACGTTTCCGCCAATTAACTCTTTAGGTTCATAGGCTATGAACGACGGCTTAAGTGCAGAATACCTTTTTGCTTCTTCCATTGACTCAACGCAAAGGGCTATTTCAAACCCTAGCATCTGCGCTTTCTTTACCGTTGAAATGATCTTGTCCTCACCCAATCGCCTCTCTGAATGATTAAGCAAGGAACCTATTATACCGTAATTCATAAGCGATTCTATAGCTATGTGGCCTGTGTACGGACCATATCCCACATCATCCACGTGCTGCGAAAAAAACTCAACATTCCTAAATTCATGCGCATTATGCAGATCTAAAATAGCAGGTGCAATTATCAAACGGACACTGTCGTATTTTGGCAGTTTGGAAACAAATTCTACAAAATTCTTCCCATTAGCTTCTGCATAATTTTTCAAATTAACTATTACAGTAAACATTGAAAACGTATGTCGACGTATTTCAAACATTTTTCTGATTCCTGCGTAGAGGATAAACTAAAATAATATCATCCATCAATGAATCGCGCTGAATATCATTAGTCCTCGCCCTCAAGGTAGTAAAAGTCCCCTATCATTGCCCTTACCTCTTTTTCAGGCAAAGAGAATCGCCTTACTTTAACGTTGCTTTCTAGGAGCATAAGTTCAGCAAGTTCGTCGGGATATCCTTCTGCGTAGACAATTTCCTTTATTTGTGCGTTCATGATCATTTTAGAGCACACTACACACGGGTGGGTAGTAACATAAATTGTTGAATCCTTTATACTCACACCGTGAACAGCTGCTTGAATTATTGCGTTCTGTTCGGCATGCAGGCCGCGGCAGAGTTCATGGCGCTCTCCCGATGGTATCTTTAGGTCTTCCCTTATACAGCCGACTACGTCGCAGTGCGCTGTCCCTGAGGGTGGGCCATTGTACCCTGTGGCGAGCACGTTCTTGTCCTTGACTATAACGGCACCAACCTTGCGCCTTATGCAGTTAGTCCTAGATGCAGCTAAATAAGCCATCCTCATAAAGTATTCGTCCCAAGATGGTCTCTTTACAAGCTCCACATTCTCACAGCCATCATTTAGATATAAATGTTTTCTACAAAAATAGAAAAAAATTACTGCCTTAAGGAAACAAAAAGAACTATGAATGACGCTAACCCAATTGAATTGATCAGTATTAACGGTACAGAAACTGATGCCCCAACAAAGTGTGAAAAGTTATAGTAGTAATAAACGGACAAAATGGACTGCAATAAAAATAAGGTGGAAAATAACACGATGGGCAAGAGGAATTTCGACTTAACAGCAATTATAGTCTTAACATAGAAAGCTATTATAGTTGCAAGAAGAGCAGCTTCGATAAGTATTATTATTATGTTAGTTAGCCAGAATATGCCCATCGTTTTCACCAATCATAAAAAATATAAAAATTTATTTAATTACACCTTGTTCAGTGGGCCAGGAGCTCCGCCCAGCACGTTGAAGACTTCACTAACTATCTCGAACTGGAATTGCCCGGTCTTTACGTTGAATCCCATATTCTGATATACGATTTGGTATGAAACGTTGATGTAGTCGAAGGTTGTCGCGTTCTTCTGCACTACAAATTGTACTGTTGCATTAACGTATGCCATGTCTCCCTTCATAGCTACAGTCGGTGGCTCCTCGGCATAGAACCATACTGCAATCCAAGCCTTGAAGAATTTGTTCCAGACTGCGCTTATGTTAGAATATCCCTGGTAAGTTCCATTGAGCGTGCTGTTCACCCAATAGAGCGTCGCGCTGTCGTTATACTGTTCCATCACGGACGTTAAGTTTTCAATTGCTATATTGTTCCAGTGGCTGAATGCAAGTGCAAGCACCTGATTGTACATATCCTGATTTTCATTGGTTGATATGTATCCTGTACCTACGATGTGCCAAGTCTCGCCAACGATTTTGTATTGGCCCATTTCCTTGTAATAGTTGAGCGTATAGCTAATATTCAGGTATTCTACCGTATTATTCGCAGATGTAGGCGTAACTATAAACTGATTCATTGATGTGACCGTAGCTGTTTTTCCAATAACAGAAACAGATGGCGGCGTCACAGTATAGAACCAGACGGCGGACCATAGGCCAAAGAATTTGCCCCATGTACCTATTATGCTTGATACCCCTGAATACGTTCCAGTAAGTGGGCCGCCGATCCAGTCTAATGTGGCGTTAGACGCGTACTCAGGCTGAAGGAGGCTTGTGTTTTCTATGGCTATGTAGTCCCAGTGTTCCATTGCCTGTGCTTCTACCTCTTGTGTGAGAACTGCTGATGGTACACTTGCTAAAATGCCCGCACCTGTTATGTGCCATACCTCATGGGTAATGTAGAACTGCCCGCCTGATTTCATGAAGTCAAGAGTATATGACACATTAATGTACTCAACCGTGTTGTTAACGTTAAATGGTGTTACAATAAATTGCACTGGTGCAGTGACCTGTGCGGTATCGCCACTCGTTGTTACTACTGGCGGGTTAGAGGTATAGAGCCATACTGCAGACCATAGGCCAAAGAACTTATTCCAAGTTGAATCTATAGCAGACAGCCCAGTATACGTGCCGCTTAGCGGACCGCCTATCCACTGTAGAGTAGCGTTAGACAAATACTGCGAAGAGACAAGTGTGGTATTTTCTATTGCAATGTTGTTCCAATGTTCAAAAGCATCTCCAAGCACGGCATTTGGTTTGTAATCTTGCGCATTCGCCTGCGCTGTGCTGTACGCAGACGAAGTCTTAGAGTTCTGATAGTAGGAATAGCCAAAAGCACCTGCAAAAACTATTACAAGTGCTATGGCTACGCCAAGAGCTACCTTTAGAGTATCCATATATGCTTATTATAGACTTAGTACAAGTGAATTTTTCAAAATTATTTGCAAATTATGTGCAAATCTTTTGCATTTTGCGCATAGAAAAGGATTTCCTTATATTCATACAGATAAAATAATATTCTTTGCTCTACCATTTTTGGCCAGTTATCTTTTCAAACATCATTCTGTATAGATCGGACACTTTCGATACCATATCATCGGAGAGTGCGGGTATATCTGGTTCTGGTAGCCCATTCTCCCTGGCATAGTATAGTTTATCGTGGTACCCTATAGATCTATAGTACTGCCTTACCATTTCCTTGCTGAGCTCAACCACCCTGCCGTTATCATATTCTTTCTCGTCCCAGAACCTGTCTTCATCTGCTGTGCCAAAGGTGTCAACTACAACTATCCTTCTTTCTCGGTCTAGAGCTATTTCTTTCTTTCCATCTGCATGTATGAGTCCTCTTTTTGATACTTCCATATCAATTCTTCGATCTATCTTGAACACTGCCTCCATTATTTCGCAGTAATCTTCTAAAGTTAAGCCGCCTATTTCCATAGCTTCCTTTTTTGTGAGCAATCGATCGGTCTCTTCCCTCTTGGTTGTAGCCTCGAATATAGGATCTATTAATTTTTCACCGTATTCAGGTACATGCTTTAGGCCTATGTCCATTGGCTTAACTTTGCCCTCCTTTATTCTATCATAAAGAGAGCCGGCTACATAGTACCTTGTTATAAACTCAAGGGGAATTACGTAATTGCTTGATCCTAAGCTAACTTTATTCGGGACCGCAAACTTCCGAACGCGCATTGTCCTATTATCGATCAATTCGATGAAGTGGGACTTCATTCCATAAGATTCTATGAGCTGAAACCAGAATGCAGAAGTCCTGCAAAGTGATTCTCCCTTGTTGTCTATTTCGTTTGGTATAATCTTATCGAATACAGATATCCTGTTTGAAAATTTGAATACAAGCGTGTCACCGTCATCGTACACATCCTTTACTTTTCCTGTAGTAAGTAACTTCATATTGGCATATTATCGCCGAGAATAATAAGCTTAGCAGTTGTTTTGGGTTTAAGACTTTATACTACATACTACTCATGTGACCAATGAATGCCTTTTTAAAGGCTCTTCATGGGCTCGACCACGATTATATTCCAGTATGGTTCATGAGACAGGCTGGTAGGTATTTGAATGTTTACAAAGATTATAGAAAAAAACTTGGGCTGGAAGGCATGATGACAGACGCCGATGTTATAGTTAAAATTACACACTCTCCTGTAGATATGATCGGAGTGGATGCTGCTATAATCTTTGCTGATATAACTACACCTCTACCAGGTCTTGGTTTCAAGGTTAGGTTCGAAGATAATGTAGGCCCTATTGTGCTGAACAATTTAAGCGATAACGGGTTTTCCGGAATTAATGAATTCGATGAAGCAAGTTTTAATCATCCTGTATTGAAAGCAATATCTATGTACAGAGAGATGTACAGAGAACCTTTGATTGGTTTCTGTGGGTCTCCAGTTACACTTCTCTCTTATCTTATAGCCGGATCTTTTGACAAAGATTTGGCCAAGACGAAGCGGCTTATGCTTACAGATCCCTCAAAATACAAAGAAATATCAACCTTGCTTACAGATGCCTCCGTAAAGTACGCAAAGCTGCAAATTAAAAAGGGCGTGGATGCCTTTCAATTGTTCGACAGCTGGGCAGGATATCTTTCCCCACGCCAGTATAAAGAATTCGCCGTTCCATACATAAACGACATACTAAGTGAAATCGCAGGGAAGGTACCGACCATATATTTCAGTACAATGACATCCTCTTTCGTATTTCAATCCGGCATCATTTCCGATTTCATTTCAGTTGACTGGAGAGTAGAAATGGATAAAGTAGTAAAAGAATCAGGCGACTATGGGCTCCAAGGGAATCTAGATCCATTTATAGTCAACTATGATTATGCATTTGCAGAATCCGAACATATAATAAATGCCGTGAAAGGAAATAATAGATACATATTCAATACAGGGCACGGCATACTGCCTGATACAGATCCAAAAAGGTTAATAGAAATTGTAAAATACGTCCACAGCGTGAATCTATGAAAACAGCAGTTCTGCTTCTCTCCTACGGAAGCCCTGAGAAAATGTCAGATATTGATGAATACCTTTCAAAAATTTTCGGAGGAAAGCCTGTTCCAAAGGGCGTTGCAGAAGAGAATTACAGGAAATACGAAATGTTCGGCGGACTCTCACCGTCAAACAGGATAATTCAGAGCATTAGGGATAGGCTTCAGAAAAGGTTCGATCAAAGCGGGGATGTGGATGTATTCACAGCCTTCAAGCATTGGTATCCCTCCATCGGAGAGGTTGTTCCAGATCTGAAAGGTTACGACAACATAGTTTCTATCCCACTTTTTTCCTTTTTTTCAGAAAATGTAAAAGCGAGTTATTATAAGCCCCTTGCCGAAGCACTTGAGAAAAATGACATACGAACTAAGATGGAGTTTGTTAACGGCATAAGCAATTACGATCTCTTCATCCCAATGTGGATACATCTAATAGAAGAGAAAGAAAAAGGTGATTCATTCTATCTCTTCGATGCACATAGTCTCCCGCATCCTGAAAACGAAGAGGATTATCTCTTCTGGCTCAGGTACTCGACGTACAAGATAACCCAGATAATGGGCCTTCGCTCTTCTGACTTTGGATTTCAGGGAGGCCATGAAGGATGGCTAGGCCCGAGTATATACAACGTCTACAGAAAGGCCAAGGAGAAGAAGATAATTGCTGTTCCCATATCCTTCCTCTACGACCACTTAGAGATTCTATACGATCTGGATTATGAATTCAGGAAAAAGATCGAGGAAGACGGCTATTCTTATGAAAGAGTGCCAATGCCAAACGATTCAGCTATCTTCATAACTCTGCTCGAGAGGATAGTTTCATCATCTATAACTCACCTTAGCGGGGAATTAATTGGAAACGGAAAAGAAAAGAGTGAAAACTTCATTTAAATAGCACGATTTGGATCATATATTTGACAACTGACGAATTTGAAATAGACGAAATATATTTTAAATCCGTGGGTATAACTTCATTATGATAGGTGCAGTGATAGAGGCAGGTGTTGGGATTACCGCTGCACTCATATCACTGATCGAGGATAAGCAAAACTTCCTTAAAAAGTATGAAGTTTCTTTAATAATACTTCCAATACTTGTGATATTTTTTCACTCCATGCTTATAGTGCCAATATACGTTTTTTCAATAATATCAGGTACTTACCTATACAGCAAGAAGTTCTATTATCCATTCCTTTTGCTATTCGTGTCTGTATTCCTTATCTATATAGTTTATGGGATAAACTACCCATGGAAATCCACAGACATCGCGATCTCAGCAGGCATGATCGTTGTAATGGTTTTTGATAGCAGGGAAAAGGAATACGTAAAGCAAAACGAGATGAACAGGGGAACGGATAGGAAAAAGGAGATCAGAAGGGACTACGTTCAAATACTTGCAGGTGCAGTTATAATTCTTCTGATATATTATTACGGAATAGACGTATCGCGAATACTTGTCACATTCGGTTCTCTCGTTTTATACGTTACAGGAAATTTTCTTGCAGGGCGACCGGATCTCTTGCTTGGAAAGCTCCTTAATAGCCTTGAAAGGAGCAGTACAAAACTGGGGATCGGATCGCTCTGGTTCGCATCAGGCATACTCATAGCATATAGTCTTCACGACAGCACAGCTGTTGTGATGATGATAGTATTCTCCATAGCTGTAGGAGATTCTCTGGCAACAATAATAGGGACTTCAGTATCGAGCCCAAAGCTTCCTATAAACAGAAAAAAGAGTGCTGCTGGATCGATCGCTTTCTTTGCTGCTTCCGCAGCCTTTGCCATCTTTGTCCTAGGTTATGCCGGCCTCTTCTACGCTGCTGTAGCAACCATTACTGAGGCAGTTTCTGGATTTCCTTTGGA
This genomic stretch from Thermoplasma volcanium GSS1 harbors:
- a CDS encoding deoxycytidylate deaminase → MELVKRPSWDEYFMRMAYLAASRTNCIRRKVGAVIVKDKNVLATGYNGPPSGTAHCDVVGCIREDLKIPSGERHELCRGLHAEQNAIIQAAVHGVSIKDSTIYVTTHPCVVCSKMIMNAQIKEIVYAEGYPDELAELMLLESNVKVRRFSLPEKEVRAMIGDFYYLEGED
- a CDS encoding triose-phosphate isomerase; this encodes MFTVIVNLKNYAEANGKNFVEFVSKLPKYDSVRLIIAPAILDLHNAHEFRNVEFFSQHVDDVGYGPYTGHIAIESLMNYGIIGSLLNHSERRLGEDKIISTVKKAQMLGFEIALCVESMEEAKRYSALKPSFIAYEPKELIGGNVSVSTAKPEIISEIVDICGTEGVPVLVGAGIKNRQDVRKSLDLGAQGILVSSGVVKSPDPVRSLNSLIK
- a CDS encoding hydroxyacid-oxoacid transhydrogenase; this translates as MEGNYLISTNFNDTAFVINVPKIKFGMNTTKEVGKDAVGLKIKNALVVVGPRLKDSKQFHDVLSSLSESGINYAVFDEVKTEPDDENLTKGYEAIKGKKIDGLISFGGGSTIDTAKILNLLYKYPRDINDYINKPIGKGMIPEGDLLPHIAIPTTAGTGSETTNVTIFDVERLHVKTGISNPFIRPSLAIIDPVNTLTMPPKVTASTGLDVLNHAIESYTSHPYTARPPVASPDERPVYSGSTPIGDLFGLQAIEWVHKYLRRAFADPLDLEARYYMTMGASIAGMGFGHVGVHIPHAMAYPIAGMIKKWHPDDYDFGYPISPHGISTAIPAAYVFRYLSKFVPERFADVLTALGYDTEGMSAEDIGDTLYGYYIDLLHALKIPDNLSDLDFTSSDIEKLVDGTMAQQRLIGLSPKKIDKSDIEFLFKEAMGR
- a CDS encoding aldehyde dehydrogenase family protein, with the protein product MIKTLNPYTGEVIASYNEEDKEQVIRKIKDLREYQAKWRKNIGERIEVIKAAKKNFETQIDDLSKLMSLEMGKPISQSISEVKKSIWLMDYVIENAEKFLAIEDVKTEARKSYVRFDPIGVILIIMPWNFPVWQVMRAAIPALAAGNTVILKHASIVSGTSLKIQDLLNTDAFRSVITSGETASSVIPEVDGVSFTGSTSTGSRIAEIAGKNIKKFVMELGGSDPFIVLDDYNLEDTVKNAVFGRLQNNGQSCIASKRFIVNRKIGEKFVEMLKDEFSRVKIGDPLNSDTFLGPLSSQDQKETVLRQVSDLKGKSELVIGGDYQGNIVMPTIIKTDVRYNEEIFGPVAVVKYFDKPEEAVEISNETPFGLGASIWGNPDEAEKLIPEIQAGMVFVNKIVASDPRLPFGGVKKSGVGRELSRYGMLEFTNIKTVWIN
- a CDS encoding threonine--tRNA ligase: MPINEIRVQKGQRYRDAINDKKVIAVKKGDKFLDLDEIAGEDEAVQPVYLDSEDGLYILRHSAAHLLANAVTNLFPEALPNTGPVVENGFYYDFDMKPITEEDLSKIEEEMKRIVKENVPIRRMIYSKDELLKIFSKNPYKIRIINENVEGKSSVYQQGNFVDLCLGPHVPSTGYIKAFKLLSIASAVYKYDESKNLVRIYGTAFPDEKSLRRYLENLEEAKKRDHRKIIAEMDLAVFNSEWAPGFPMYTPNGQIIRKELIKYMDYVNGKNGWTDVWTPHVFKDTIWKQSGHYAKYKPNMYLFVLPDGDSYGIKPMNCPGHIAIFARRKYSYRDLPVKYSEPGTVYRYEKSGEVGGLTRPRAFTQDDGHEFIRMDQIVGEIKTLLGMVRETFTTVFGNIEMAFDLSVIDKEHPENYLLSYVCKDCGNRVEGLRGTDIECPVCHSHNMDPDFSTWDNATEQLRQAMDSMGITYKEYPGEAAFYGPKIDVHVKDALGRMWQLSTIQVDFFMPINFGLTYTNSEGKEERVVIIHRAIYGSYERFMAILLEHFAGKLPTWLTPIQTYVIPVGTANAEYARKVNKSLLDAGIRSVVDDGPDTVSKKIKMIHDQRPSYIVVVGAKEEQDNTVTVRNRAGKSKTYGMNEFLEIIKNEIEKRSVGQAF
- a CDS encoding N-acyl homoserine lactonase family protein, whose protein sequence is MPASKIYLLDYGWLGGDIGWFLPGQLGGAMTNSERNPRRDWVEIPITGALIDHPDARILFDTGIAPDAMKTHERGLMEAFPITKMDDQNHIENQLKLIGLKPEDIDFVVISHLHLDHIGQAAVFKDSHVPIIVQKKELESALSLIWQGKSGAYDYSDLLPLKGAAWMPLDDPVFEIVDGVYAEFTGGHTAGHQVLTVKTEKGSMYTLTGDFLHLPKEYDVEAKGWLLSNATEWNSYIKKMKIREKARKQKLIISHDPGIWDKYPHAPKFVE